Genomic segment of Truepera radiovictrix DSM 17093:
GGGCGAAGCCGCACCACGTGCAGGGTGTTCGGTGCAGCCGCGCCGGCGGCGTTGGCGACGAGCTGCGGCCGCGCCCCGCTCATGTAGGTGAGAAAGGCGTCGGGCGCGCTGACGTGCGGGACGCGGTACCAAGGGGTGCGGGTGCGGCACTTGTAGGCTCGGGGCACCCCCTGCGCCGCGCCGGCCTCGAGGTAGGCCCGCAGCGCCGGCGCCAGGTCGCTTACCTCTACGTCGTCGCCGGTCACGTGCAGCACGTAGCCCGCGTGACCCCACCGGGCCGCCCCGTGCCAGTCGGCCTCGCCGAAGCGGAGCCCCGAGAGCGCCGCCCCGCGAAAGACGGCCCGCTGGAGGTGCGCGGCGGGGAGGCCGAGCGCGCGCGCCCGCTCCGGGGCGAGGTGGAAAAAGCCGTTCGCGCCGGTGACGTAACCGATGCCGACCTCGGCGAGCGCGCCCAACCTCGTGACTGCTGGGTGCTGTGCGAGTTCCCTATAGAGTTCGCGCGCCGCCGCCGGGACAAAGCGCGTGACGAGCTTTTCGCGCCCCTCCAAGAGCGGCGCTTCGGGCAGCCGTTCGGTGGGCTCGAGCGGCAAGGGGGTCGCTAGGTCGGCCACCCGCGCGACGTCGCGCCAGAAAAAGCCCTCGAAGGGCGCGCCTTTGTCCTCGGCCAAGAGCAGCAGCGTGTCCTGGCTCAGCTCGGGGAAGAGGCGCTCCTGAAAGGTCAGCAGGGTCACGCGCCGGTACGTGCGGCTGAGGTGCGCCAACACGGGCCGCGCGTAGCCCGCGTGGCCGAGTTCGGCGGGCAGCACCATCCCGAGACGCCCGCCCGGCCTTAGAAACGCCGCGCTGTGGACGACGAACGCCGCCCACGAGCTCGCGAGGTCGCTGAGCGCTACGCCGGCCTCGAGCGCCCTTAAGGCCGCCTTTTTCCGAGCTTCCCTGCCGAGGCGCTGGTAACGGATAAAGGGCGGGTTGCCGACCACGGCGTCGAGGGGCGGGAGGTCGGTGGGGGAGAGGTCGAAAAAGTCAGCGCGTAGGAGTTGGCGCGGGGCTACGGGGAGCGCGCCCGACACGCGCGCGTGCACCGCCCCGTCGAGTTCGGCGCCGTAGACCCCCCCCGCCCCGCCGCCGAGCGCCTCAAGCCGCGCCAGCGCCGCCGCCAGAAAGACCCCGCCGCCGAAGCTGGGGTCTAACACCCGGTCGCTACCGCGCCTTAGCGCCCAGCGCACCACGAAGTCCGCCACGGCGGCGCCCGTATAGAACGCGCCGAACGCTTTCGCCCGTTCGCCCGTCGGGGCGGTGAGCGGTGACGGGGGGGGAGGCACGACCCCGAGTCTATCAGCAGCGGGTAGCGTCTGGTCAACGGCGCTCCGAGGTGAAAGCCCTTAACGCACCCGCCGCAAGGGTACCGGTAGCGTGGGGCAGCGCCCCTTAGTCGGCGCTGATGGGCGTTTCGGCGCGCTCCCCCGTCTGCACCTGCCAGAGCCCCGCGTAGAGGCCGCCGCGCGCCAAAAGCGCCTCGTGCGTCCCCGCCTCG
This window contains:
- a CDS encoding N-6 DNA methylase; its protein translation is MPPPPSPLTAPTGERAKAFGAFYTGAAVADFVVRWALRRGSDRVLDPSFGGGVFLAAALARLEALGGGAGGVYGAELDGAVHARVSGALPVAPRQLLRADFFDLSPTDLPPLDAVVGNPPFIRYQRLGREARKKAALRALEAGVALSDLASSWAAFVVHSAAFLRPGGRLGMVLPAELGHAGYARPVLAHLSRTYRRVTLLTFQERLFPELSQDTLLLLAEDKGAPFEGFFWRDVARVADLATPLPLEPTERLPEAPLLEGREKLVTRFVPAAARELYRELAQHPAVTRLGALAEVGIGYVTGANGFFHLAPERARALGLPAAHLQRAVFRGAALSGLRFGEADWHGAARWGHAGYVLHVTGDDVEVSDLAPALRAYLEAGAAQGVPRAYKCRTRTPWYRVPHVSAPDAFLTYMSGARPQLVANAAGAAAPNTLHVVRLRPQANVSATALAALWQSSLTRLSAELEGHALGGGMLKLEPREARRVLVATPEVSTGLTEELDELLWQGRTDEVQTIVDKVLLQYALGLSAKACTLLKHAACTLRHRRYYRNRPPSQIE